A portion of the Amia ocellicauda isolate fAmiCal2 chromosome 22, fAmiCal2.hap1, whole genome shotgun sequence genome contains these proteins:
- the vezf1a gene encoding vascular endothelial zinc finger 1 isoform X2 — MEPSWSTFLFQANEALHHQHQVAQNSLLPLLNSGSDQQDQKPVLPIPLDQKPPASAAELLKDNVASGTGGGTGGGGGGGGGGGGPVPVVKKEQKTKTPFICGYCNKAFRDSYHLRRHESCHTGVKMVSRPKKTTQTAPTMVPLISTVPRENSNASYVSTIAGILTTATTSVSTGSSIMSPSSMPTVQQQQQAQQQQQQQQQQQQQQQAAPKKPAKPVKKNHGCEMCGKAFRDVYHLNRHKLSHSDEKPFECPICQQRFKRKDRMTYHVRSHEGGINKPYICSVCGKGFSRPDHLSCHVKHVHSTERPFKCQVTACTAAFATKDRLRSHMIRHEGKVTCNICGKMLSAAYITSHLKTHGQTNFNTSCNKDTNDVCNSGSVTPVTVSAPITTTMNRGNISNPVTIAAQMNITTNTVNITSPVNLPHPVTITAPVNIASVNIPATAPMNIAHPVAITTPMPISTAMNITGPLNIAMRPMESMPFLSQVLPSSPPW; from the exons GCAAATGAAGCATTGCATCACCAGCACCAGGTGGCTCAGAACAGCCTGCTGCCTCTCCTGAACTCCGGGTCGGACCAGCAGGACCAGAAGCCAGTGCTGCCAATCCCTCTGGACCAGAAGCCGCCGGCGAGCGCTGCCGAGCTCCTCAAGGACAATGTTGCCAGCGGGACGGGCGGAGGAACTGGTGGTGGGGGCGGGGGTGGAGGCGGAGGGGGCGGGCCTGTGCCAGTGGTGAAGAAGGAGCAGAAAACCAAAACGCCCTTCATCTGCGGCTACTGCAACAAGGCCTTCAGGGACAGCTACCACCTACGAAGGCATGAGTCGTGCCACACGGGCGTCAAGATGGTGTCGCGGCCGAAGAAGACCACCCAGACGGCGCCCACCATGGTGCCCCTCATTTCCACCGTGCCGCGGGAGAACAGCAACGCCTCCTACGTCTCCACCATCGCGGGCATCCTGACCACCGCCACCACCTCGGTGTCTACGGGCTCGAGCATCATGTCGCCCTCCTCCATGCCCAccgtgcagcagcagcagcaggcccaacagcagcagcagcagcagcagcaacagcagcagcagcagcaggctgCCCCCAAGAAGCCCGCCAAGCCGGTGAAGAAGAACCACGGCTGCGAGATGTGTGGCAAGGCCTTCCGCGACGTCTACCACCTGAACCGGCACAAGCTCTCCCACTCAGATGAGAAGCCCTTCGAATGCCCCATCTGCCAGCAGCGCTTCAAGAGGAAGGACCGCATGACCTACCACGTGCGCTCCCATGAAGGAGGCATCAACAAGCCCTACATCTGCTCCGTCTGCGGGAAGGGCTTCTCCAG ACCTGATCATCTAAGCTGTCACGTGAAACATGTTCATTCCACAGAAAGACCCTTCAAATGCCAAGTAACG GCCTGCACAGCTGCTTTTGCTACCAAAGACAGACTGCGCTCGCACATGATCCGGCACGAAGGGAAGGTGACCTGCAATATCTGTGGCAAGATGCTCAGCGCGGCGTACATCACCAGCCATCTAAAGACGCACGGGCAGACCAACTTCAACACTTCCTGTAACAAAG ACACTAACGACGTCTGCAACTCGGGCTCGGTGACCCCCGTCACGGTCTCGGCGCCCATCACCACCACCATGAACCGCGGCAACATCAGCAACCCCGTCACCATCGCGGCGCAAATGAACATTACCACCAACACGGTCAACATCACCTCGCCGGTCAACCTCCCGCACCCGGTGACCATCACGGCGCCGGTCAACATCGCCTCAGTCAACATCCCGGCCACGGCGCCCATGAATATCGCCCACCCGGTGGCTATAACCACTCCCATGCCCATCTCCACTGCCATGAATATAACGGGCCCTCTAAACATCGCCATGCGGCCTATGGAGAGCATGCCTTTTCTGTCCCAAGTCCTGCCTTCTTCCCCTCCGTGGTAA
- the vezf1a gene encoding vascular endothelial zinc finger 1 isoform X1, with translation MEPSWSTFLFQANEALHHQHQVAQNSLLPLLNSGSDQQDQKPVLPIPLDQKPPASAAELLKDNVASGTGGGTGGGGGGGGGGGGPVPVVKKEQKTKTPFICGYCNKAFRDSYHLRRHESCHTGVKMVSRPKKTTQTAPTMVPLISTVPRENSNASYVSTIAGILTTATTSVSTGSSIMSPSSMPTVQQQQQAQQQQQQQQQQQQQQQAAPKKPAKPVKKNHGCEMCGKAFRDVYHLNRHKLSHSDEKPFECPICQQRFKRKDRMTYHVRSHEGGINKPYICSVCGKGFSRPDHLSCHVKHVHSTERPFKCQVTACTAAFATKDRLRSHMIRHEGKVTCNICGKMLSAAYITSHLKTHGQTNFNTSCNKGLGDWQWNSTGGRKDTNDVCNSGSVTPVTVSAPITTTMNRGNISNPVTIAAQMNITTNTVNITSPVNLPHPVTITAPVNIASVNIPATAPMNIAHPVAITTPMPISTAMNITGPLNIAMRPMESMPFLSQVLPSSPPW, from the exons GCAAATGAAGCATTGCATCACCAGCACCAGGTGGCTCAGAACAGCCTGCTGCCTCTCCTGAACTCCGGGTCGGACCAGCAGGACCAGAAGCCAGTGCTGCCAATCCCTCTGGACCAGAAGCCGCCGGCGAGCGCTGCCGAGCTCCTCAAGGACAATGTTGCCAGCGGGACGGGCGGAGGAACTGGTGGTGGGGGCGGGGGTGGAGGCGGAGGGGGCGGGCCTGTGCCAGTGGTGAAGAAGGAGCAGAAAACCAAAACGCCCTTCATCTGCGGCTACTGCAACAAGGCCTTCAGGGACAGCTACCACCTACGAAGGCATGAGTCGTGCCACACGGGCGTCAAGATGGTGTCGCGGCCGAAGAAGACCACCCAGACGGCGCCCACCATGGTGCCCCTCATTTCCACCGTGCCGCGGGAGAACAGCAACGCCTCCTACGTCTCCACCATCGCGGGCATCCTGACCACCGCCACCACCTCGGTGTCTACGGGCTCGAGCATCATGTCGCCCTCCTCCATGCCCAccgtgcagcagcagcagcaggcccaacagcagcagcagcagcagcagcaacagcagcagcagcagcaggctgCCCCCAAGAAGCCCGCCAAGCCGGTGAAGAAGAACCACGGCTGCGAGATGTGTGGCAAGGCCTTCCGCGACGTCTACCACCTGAACCGGCACAAGCTCTCCCACTCAGATGAGAAGCCCTTCGAATGCCCCATCTGCCAGCAGCGCTTCAAGAGGAAGGACCGCATGACCTACCACGTGCGCTCCCATGAAGGAGGCATCAACAAGCCCTACATCTGCTCCGTCTGCGGGAAGGGCTTCTCCAG ACCTGATCATCTAAGCTGTCACGTGAAACATGTTCATTCCACAGAAAGACCCTTCAAATGCCAAGTAACG GCCTGCACAGCTGCTTTTGCTACCAAAGACAGACTGCGCTCGCACATGATCCGGCACGAAGGGAAGGTGACCTGCAATATCTGTGGCAAGATGCTCAGCGCGGCGTACATCACCAGCCATCTAAAGACGCACGGGCAGACCAACTTCAACACTTCCTGTAACAAAG GCCTAGGGGACTGGCAGTGGAACTCCACAGGGGGAAGAAAAG ACACTAACGACGTCTGCAACTCGGGCTCGGTGACCCCCGTCACGGTCTCGGCGCCCATCACCACCACCATGAACCGCGGCAACATCAGCAACCCCGTCACCATCGCGGCGCAAATGAACATTACCACCAACACGGTCAACATCACCTCGCCGGTCAACCTCCCGCACCCGGTGACCATCACGGCGCCGGTCAACATCGCCTCAGTCAACATCCCGGCCACGGCGCCCATGAATATCGCCCACCCGGTGGCTATAACCACTCCCATGCCCATCTCCACTGCCATGAATATAACGGGCCCTCTAAACATCGCCATGCGGCCTATGGAGAGCATGCCTTTTCTGTCCCAAGTCCTGCCTTCTTCCCCTCCGTGGTAA